One genomic region from Drosophila busckii strain San Diego stock center, stock number 13000-0081.31 chromosome 3R, ASM1175060v1, whole genome shotgun sequence encodes:
- the LOC108602467 gene encoding tRNA (adenine(58)-N(1))-methyltransferase catalytic subunit TRMT61A, with translation MSFLKPKTHIEQGDVVILYLSVNSMHAIEAVPTIVNKKGETIAHIFQTPYGSLKVQNIIGVEYGSRVELSKGWAHVLQPNPELWTQTLPHRTQIIYTPDISMILHQLEVRPGAVVVESGTGSGSLSHYFLRALKPTGHLHTFDFHEARADQAREEFKQHGLGDFVTVYHRDVCNLGFTSALDGAADAVFLDLPAPDLAVPHAFKALKLSGGRFCSFSPCIEQSQRCIEMLTKLGFNEICSMEVLQQESVIKTRTLPIIDLEFLKEPKPADNGTNDENKTKEPKELKKYLTSSNPQVLPGHTGFLTFATLPPNIPKA, from the exons atgAGTTTTTTAAAACCAAAAACGCACATAGAGCAGGGAGATGTTGtcatattatatttaagcgTAAATTCCATGCATGCCATCGAAGCGGTGCCGAcaatagtaaacaaaaaaggcGAAACAATAGCGCACATTTTCCAGACACCCTACGGATCCCTCAAAGTGCAAA ATATTATTGGAGTTGAGTATGGAAGTCGTGTGGAACTATCCAAGGGCTGGGCGCACGTGTTGCAGCCAAATCCAGAATTGTGGACACAAACACTGCCACATCGCACACAAATCATTTATACACCAGACATTAGCATGATACTACATCAATTGGAGGTACGACCTGGCGCAGTGGTTGTGGAGTCCGGCACAGGTTCCGGTTCGTTGTCACACTACTTTCTGCGAGCTCTGAAGCCCACGGGTCACCTGCACACATTTGACTTTCACGAGGCGCGCGCGGATCAGGCGCGAGAGGAGTTCAAGCAGCATGGTCTTGGTGACTTTGTCACTGTGTATCACCGAGATGTGTGCAATTTGGGCTTCACCAGCGCACTTGATGGTGCAGCCGATGCCGTGTTCTTGGATCTACCCGCACCGGATTTGGCAGTGCCACATGCATTCAAGGCGTTGAAGCTGTCGG gTGGCCGCTTTTGCTCGTTCTCGCCTTGCATTGAACAGTCGCAGCGCTGCATTGAGATGCTAACCAAACTGGGCTTCAATGAGATCTGCTCCATGGAGGTGCTGCAGCAGGAGAGTGTTATAAAAACACGCACGTTGCCTATCATTGATTTGGAGTTTCTTAAAGAGCCCAAGCCCGCAGACAATGGCACAAATGACGAGAACAAGACCAAGGAGCCCAAGGAGCTTAAGAAATACTTGACATCGAGCAATCCACAGGTGCTGCCCGGACACACAGGTTTTCTAACATTTGCCACACTGCCACCCAATATACCCAAGGcataa
- the LOC108602738 gene encoding uncharacterized protein LOC108602738 — MISRRDKLLQQPWEQLRFAQHREKVMSARPAIDTKSPRQHDHVQRKWKKQQNERERQQQIERENLRLLQKLGDIMRSKRMNNLWLEPRPDFLQREKLFAPRPYSSLPGIVTIYGNQPAGPRIFGTLPKPSVVGRCPTCSGNPERTQIAIPEPRLPWALPRKSSSRMQQQQELQQRCYYCGGVKNIERNLFEDYDFDYSYE; from the exons ATGATCTCCAGACGCGACAAATTATTGCAACAGCCATGGGAGCAATTGCGCTTTGCACAGCATCGCGAAAAGGTAATGTCCGCAAGGCCAGCGATTGATACGAAGTCACCGCGACAGCATGATCATGTGCAGCGCAAAtggaagaagcagcaaaacgaacgagagcgccagcagcagatTGAGCGCGAGAatctgcggctgctgcaaaaGCTGGGCGACATAATGCGCAGCAAGCGCATGAATAATCTTTGGCTGGAGCCGCGACCAGA CTTTTTGCAGCGAGAGAAACTCTTTGCTCCACGTCCCTACTCCAGTCTGCCGGGCATTGTTACCATTTACGGCAATCAGCCAGCTGGACCGCGCATATTTGGTACGCTACCCAAGCCATCTGTTGTGGGCCGCTGTCCCACCTGCAGCGGCAATCCAGAACGCACACAGATAGCCATACCAGAGCCGCGACTGCCCTGGGCACTGCCACGCAAATCCTCCAGtcgcatgcagcagcagcaggagctaCAACAGCGCTGCTATTACTGCGGCGGTGTCAAGAACATTGAACGCAATCTCTTTGAGGACTACGACTTTGACTACTCGTATGAATAA